One part of the Olleya sp. YS genome encodes these proteins:
- a CDS encoding four helix bundle protein yields MRESILKTKSYDFALLIIKSYKLISSEKKEFTLSKQLLRSGTSIGANIREAEFAQSNKDFISKMSIALKEANETDYWISLIHDSNYIDESTFKLLIFSNKELIKMLVSTINTMKSKTN; encoded by the coding sequence ATGAGAGAGTCCATTTTAAAAACAAAAAGTTACGATTTTGCTTTGCTTATCATCAAATCCTATAAATTAATATCTTCAGAAAAAAAAGAATTTACTTTATCTAAACAATTATTAAGAAGTGGGACTTCTATTGGTGCAAACATAAGAGAAGCCGAATTTGCACAATCTAACAAAGATTTTATTAGCAAAATGAGTATTGCTTTAAAAGAAGCAAATGAAACTGATTATTGGATATCATTAATTCACGATTCCAATTATATTGATGAGAGTACGTTTAAATTATTGATTTTTTCAAATAAAGAGTTAATAAAAATGTTAGTTTCGACAATTAATACCATGAAATCAAAAACTAATTAA